From Methylovorus glucosotrophus:
GAAGTTATATGAAGAGCTGCTCGCCGATGATGAACATACCTTGCCGACGCCTCACGAAAAACTGCGCATTGCCATTGCCCGCTCCGCTGACTTGACCTGGGTACACGCCTTGCTCAAATGGATAGCCACTACCTTGAATGCGGATGAGGCGACGATCAAGCAGGAGCTGAAGCTGTGGGTGCAGGAATATCAGCATCAAGACACCACTAAGGTTGCCACTGAAACCAAACGCACCCTCGGACCGCAGTCGTCTACCCTTCATTAAGGGGGCATGGCTAAGCATTTATGCGGATATGTGGTATTTTGTCGAAAAGTAATCAACAAAGGGGCATGTGTGGCAAATCGATCCGTTAATCCAGAGCAAATTCTTCAACAGTCAGAGATTATTTACACTGAAGAAGATGTCAGGAATGCGATTGCGGTGCTTGCCAAGAAGATATCGGCACGCATCGCCGGTACCGAGCCGCTGGTCATGTGTGTGATGGGTGGCGCCGTTGTATTTTCCGGTCAGCTCCTGCCCCAGCTTGGTTTTCCGCTTGAGTTCGATTATGTGCAAGCCAGCCGATATCATGAAAAAACCGAAGGTGAGCAACTGGTTTGGACTGTTGAGCCACGCGATAATGTGCGTGGCAAAACCGTATTGCTGCTGGATGATATTCTTGATGAGGGACAAACCCTGGCGGCCATACGTGAGAAATGCCTGGCCCACGGCGCTGCCGAAGTGGTGATTGCTGTG
This genomic window contains:
- a CDS encoding hypoxanthine-guanine phosphoribosyltransferase — translated: MANRSVNPEQILQQSEIIYTEEDVRNAIAVLAKKISARIAGTEPLVMCVMGGAVVFSGQLLPQLGFPLEFDYVQASRYHEKTEGEQLVWTVEPRDNVRGKTVLLLDDILDEGQTLAAIREKCLAHGAAEVVIAVLVEKDLERVKPIQADYVGLSVPNRYVFGCGMDVYGWWRNLPAIYALNVN